A stretch of the Solanum dulcamara chromosome 6, daSolDulc1.2, whole genome shotgun sequence genome encodes the following:
- the LOC129891474 gene encoding uncharacterized protein LOC129891474, protein MMKNTYSPIRENSQEGTESFFHEEPSSIWCGCFRFPCFPSTQKEVEANSLLHERGITEDRDSWIVKNMKELKEYSELVAGPKWKNLVRKIGKYCNPKKSAAKTTQFQYDSDSYALNFDNGGSVDGGEDDDGLLRNFSSRFAAPFSGFVANNNNNPNRNAGLS, encoded by the coding sequence ATGATGAAAAACACTTATTCACCCATAagagaaaattctcaagaagGAACAGAATCCTTTTTTCACGAAGAACCCTCTTCAATTTGGTGCGGCTGTTTCAGATTCCCTTGTTTCCCATCAACCCAAAAAGAAGTCGAAGCAAACTCTCTGCTCCATGAAAGAGGAATTACTGAAGACAGAGATTCATGGATAGTGAAAAATATGAAGGAATTGAAAGAGTATTCTGAACTTGTAGCTGGACCCAAATGGAAAAATTTGGTGAGAAAAATCGGAAAATACTGTAATCCTAAGAAATCTGCAGCTAAAACGACGCAGTTTCAGTATGATTCAGATAGTTATGCTCTCAATTTCGATAATGGCGGCAGTGTTGATGGTGGAGAAGATGATGATGGGCTTTTACGTAATTTCTCATCTCGATTTGCTGctcccttttctggttttgttgctaataataataataatccaaATAGAAATGCGGGTTTGTCATGA